The following nucleotide sequence is from Clupea harengus unplaced genomic scaffold, Ch_v2.0.2, whole genome shotgun sequence.
GCTGTGTATTGGTCAGTGGATTGATGGTGTTATTGACAAAGTGACGGTGAACAGGGCACACAGGGCTGTTGTGCTGGACGAGTAATTGGATCTTTGTTCAGAGATTTCCACCcctcctctatctatctctatctctctctgcctctctatctctctcgttttctcttcCCATCCTTAAATGTGATGATGGAACGCAGATCTGATTAAAGTAGagcttctgtgtctctctgcagaTAGCCCCAAGTTGTCATCTTATGCCAAGAACGAAGACAGGCTATTCAAAGAGCTCTTCAGCAACTATCAGAAGTGGGTGAGGCCAGTGGAAGACCTCAACGCAACAGTGCGGGTCAAGTTCGGCCTGGCCATCTCTCAGCTCGTCGACGTGGTGGGATATTTCACATTCTCACCGGCTAACAATTCAACATCCATTTGTGAAGAAGCATTTAAAGGCAATACAATGGAAGCTTGTAGTGTCCATTACAGCCAGGCTGTTTTTGCAAAGAGGTTTTATTGCCTTTATTTGTCTGTCACCCCTTGACAGCAAGCACActcattacagtaatgtgtcacaGTAATATGTTTTATCGCTGACAGGAACGCTAGGAGTTCTGGCTCAGGCTGAGTGGTATTTCTAGGAGTACGTGCTCAATGACCTTTTATTCCTCTGCACTCAGTGATATCTTTAAAAGGTCTCTCCTGTGCCAATTTGACTTCCTCTCCAGGATGAAAAGAACCAGTTGATGACAACAAATGTCTGGATGAAACAGGTACAAAAAATTGAACGTCTTTCGAAGAAACTCAAGCGCGAGGCAAGGACTTACCCGACAGTGTTCAAATCAGAGCATGCTGAATAACACAGGGGAAATATGAATCCATTTGTATTCAtgctgggtttgtgtgtctaacacacactactctcaaTTTACTTTCAACACCAGACTCTTTTAATCTATGGCTGACTCCTGTGATATtttacagacatttatttaatcTACCACCCACTCTTgtcatgcacgcacgcacacacacacacacacacacacacacacacacacacacacacacacacacacacacacacacacacacacacacacacacacacacacacacacacacacacacacacaccagcacccatACTCCCAGCCACCCCCTCCCTGCAGTCTGACAGCTTTATTCATCTGCTGAGATTGCCTGTGGCCTCATTGGCTGGATAGACGTCAGTCCCCAGCAGGGGGGGTCAATGGGTCTCTCGCTTCTGAAGGCGATGACaaacaggagaggggagaggacgggggagtggagcgagagagagagagagagagagcaagagagaggagaggacgggggagtggagcgagagagagagagaggagaggggacgggggagtggagcgagagagagagagagagaggagaggggagtggaggggaagatggagcgagagagagagagagagaggacgggggagtggaggggaagatggagcgagagagaggagagaggacgggggagtggagcgagagagagagagagagagaggacgggggagtggaggggaagatggagcgagagagaggggagaggacgggggagtggaggggaagatggaacgagagagaggggaggaggggggatggtttcaagaagggagagagagacttagatTAATACACctaaaaagacagagatggatagatagatagatgggtaGATAGatgggtagatagatagatagataggtaggtaggtagatagataaataaatagatagatagatagatagatagatagatagatagatctttTGCATACATTTTTACTTTACTTACAAAATTCAGTGAATTTCATTGAATCCCAGAGGTGTTGGAAAGTGTTGCTAGCAACGTTTTTGTATCTTGCTGTACTAGTTCGAAAAGAGGGACACATTTAAGGAGCAGAAATGCATCTGCTTCTCATTCACTGACTATATATGAGCTCATTTAGTGTCCAGTGatgacataaataaataacagacatacTGGTGAAGAATAAGTCAGAAGTTGCTTTGGGTTCAAAGGCATTGATTTGCATATGCTACTACTGTACATAAGCTGCATCACTAAAAAATGAGTTCACAGATTCACGGACCCCTTACATCCACTCAGCACACGAGCATATGTACGCCACGCAGACCTCTTACATTCACTCAGCACACGAGCATATGTACACAGACCTCTTACATCCACTCACATGAGCATATGTGCACAGACCTCTTACATTCACTCAGCACACGAGCATATGTACGCCACGCAGACCTCTTCCATTCAATCAAATGAGCATATGTACACAGACCTCTTACATTCACTCACATGAGCATACTGTACACAGACCTCTTACATTCACTCACATGAGCATACTGTACACAGACCTCTTACATTCACTCACATgagcatactgtatgtacacagaCCTCTTACATTCAATCACATGAGCATATGTACACAGACCTCTTACATTCACTCACACGAGCATACTGAGCATATGTACTCCACACTGTGTCATCCCATTACTTCTCTGGAGTCAGTTCCTCGCCATGTACAGTACATAAAAGCGACCAAAGAAGTTTATGTTGTGCATATATCATGATGGATATACATCCGTGCAGTATGTGACTGCTAGGTTAATGATGTGCATATCTCATGATGGATGTATCCATGTAGTGTGTAACTGCTAGATTAATGACTAGAGGTTAACGTCATGGAGAAAAAGGATGGAAAAATGACTGATGTTGTTTTCCATCAGGAGTGGATAGATATGAAGCTGCGGTGGAACCCTCAGCACTACTTGGGTATCACCTCCATCCGAGTCCCCTCCGACTCCATATGGATCCCAGACATCGTGCTCTATGACAAGTAGGTGGCAGCCAGGGTTAGTCGCTGGATAAGTTAAGCCCCACTAGATACCTAGATCCCTTATGAGGTTTAAGCCGTTTTAATTActaattttttttaacaaccATCCTTTAATATTTATAATGTTTTTTGCCCTTAAAGTGCGGATGGCCACTTTGAAGCCACCATCACCAAAGCCGTGGTGAGATACGATGGGACCATCTCCTGGACCCCTCCTGCTAACTACAAGTCCACCTGCACCATAGACGTCACCTTCTtcccctttgacctccagaACTGCACCATGAAGTTCGGCTCCTGGACGTATGATGGCTCTCAGGTCGTGACCCCTCAGGCTTTTACTGGTTTTAATAGTCTCTAAGAGTCTCGACAATAGAATCTGCCAGTAGCCTCATTTGAACTCCTCTCCGGATGGAGACATTACGTCTCTACTGGTTGCACTTACTGAAGTGTTACTGCCGGACATTCACTAACACAATGATCATCTTCTCTAAACCCCTTCAGGTGGACATCTTTCTGGACGACGTCGATGTAGACAAACGGGACTATTTCGACAACGGCGAGTGGGAGATGGTCAAGGCGACGGGCAGCCGAGGGCTGAGGATGGACGACACCTGCTACTACCCCTTCATCACCTACTCCTTCCTCATCCGCCGCCTCCCGCTGTTCTACACGCTCTTCCTCATCATCCCCTGCATCGGCCTGTCCTTCCTCACCATCCTGGTCTTCTACCTGCCGTCCAACAGCGGCGAGAAGGTCTCCCTGTGCACCTCAGTGCTCGTCTCCCTCACCGTCTTCCTTCTGGTGATCGAGGAAATCATCCCGTCCTCCTCCAAGGTCATCCCGCTGATTGGCGAGTACCTGGTGTTCACCATGATCTTCGTCACGCTCTCCATCGTCATCACCGTCTTCGCCATCAACATCCACCACCGCTCCTCGTCCACGCACCACGACATGGCCCCGTGGGTGCGGCGCATCTTCCTGCACCGTCTGCCCAAACTGCTCTGCATGCGCAGCCACGTGGACCGCtacgccaccaccaccaccaccagcagcagggggcagcagcGAGCAGGCAGACTGGACACGGGGAGCTTCATGAAGGGCCCGGCACAGGAAGAGGCCACCCCGCTGCTCAGCTCCAGGAACAACCTGCAGGCCGCTCTGGACTCTATCCGCTACATCACACAACACGTGGTGAAGGAGAACGAAGTGCGAGAGGTGAGGCTTCTGTTTATGTGCTGTATGTACACTAGTCTATAGATATGTACACTGGCCTATAGATCACCTGTCACCTGCactgatacatacatacatacatacatacatacatacatacatgcagtaccagtcaaaagtttttttgagaagtgttttctttacttttattattttctacattgtagattaatactgaagacatttaaactacgaaagaacacatatggaatgatgtactacacaaaaaaaagtgatctaccatgtagaaaataataaaagtaaagaaaaaacttctcaaaaaacaagaaggtgtgtccaaacttttgactggtactgtacatacatacatacatacatacatacatacgtacgtacatacatacagtacagacatacatacatacatacatacatacatacatacatacagtacatacatacatacatgttgcatacatacatacatacatacttgcaAGAGTAGAGGTATTCATTCACTCTATGTGAATGTCAATAACATTGAATAACATGAATGTCTTCTTAACACCTGTGGATGCTCATCGCTGTCTTCTAAACACCTGTGAATGCTCACCGCGGTGTTCTTAACACCTGTGGATGCTCATCGCTGTCTTCTTCCGTTCTCAGGTGGTCCAGGACTGGAAGTTTGTTGCCCAGGTTCTGGACCGGGTGTTCCTGTGGGCCTTCCTGCTGGTTTCGGTTCTGggttctgctctcctcttcatccctgTCATCTACAAGTGGGCCAACATCATTGTGCCGAGCTTCAATGACATCAGCAGCTGAGCCTCGTGCCTCGGACCCCATTAAGACACAGCACTGTACTGTGCAGCATGCTGATGCCACCCTGAACCCAATGCCTTCCAAGCACAAGCACTCTGACCATACGCTCATGACCTCATGACCCCATGACCTTTATCATCAGGAGGAGTTCTGAGTCAGAGGAAGTTCATAATATGTGTCACTAAACTGTGTTCAGTCAAGCACACACAGTGCTTTGCATTGAAAAAGGAGACTACATGAAGGGGTGATGTGATGGACCAAGGCACTTTTGGAGGCTGTGTTCGATTGAtatgaacagaaagagaaagccgTCTCTATAAATGTCCTGGTTTAAGAAATGCGGTACTAGAAGAGAGTAAAGTTTCCAAAACACCTCATGGCATGTCAAAGGAGAAGAGCACCTATTTACCAGAGTCAGTAACTGGATAAATGTATCTGGAGAGTTTAGCTTGTGCTCTAAAAAGCATTTGCTTCATTACCTGTTTGGATAATAAACATTTTCCAGAGACggatttaaaggtgcagtccttgattatgGTCCGTCGCACTTTTCGCTGAACTCAGTGAAGCATCTCTGTAGctgtctgtgcagtgtgtgtgtgtgtgtgtgtgtctctgtgtgtgtgtgtgtgtgtgtgtgtctctgtgtgtgtgtgtgtgtgtgtgtgtgtgtgtgtgtgtgtgtgtgtgtgtgtgtgtgtgtgtgtgctctaacacACTGTGCTCCTGTAGctgtctctgcagtgtgtgtgctccaacaCACTGTGCTCCTGTAGctgtctgtgcagtgtgtgtgtgtgtgtgtgtgtgtgtctctgtgtgtgtgtgtgctctaacacACTGTGCTCCTGTAGctgtctctgcagtgtgtgtgctccaacaCACTGTGCTCCTGTAGctgtctgtgcagtgtgtgtgtgtgtgtgtgtgtgtgtgtgtgtgtgtctctctgtgtgtgtgtgtgtgtctctgtgtgtgtgtgtgtgtgtgtgtgtgtgtgtgtgtctctgtgtgtgggtgtgtgtgtgtgtgtgtgtgtgtgtgtgtgtgtgtgtgtgtgtctctgtgtgtgtgtgtgtgtgtgtgtgtgtctctgtgtgtgggtgtgtgtgtgtgtgtgtgctccaacaCACTGTGCTCCTGTAGCTGtctatgcagtgtgtgtgtgtgtgtgtgtgtgtgtgtgtgtctgtgtgtgtgtgtgtctctgtgtgtgtgtgtgtgtgtgtgtgtgctctaacacACTGTGCTCCTGTAGctgtctctgcagtgtgtgtgctccaacaCACTGTGCTCCTGTAGctgtctgtgcagtgtgtgtgtgtgtgtgtgtctctgtgtgtgtgtgtgtgtgtgtgtgtgctctaacacACTGTGCTCCTGTAGctgtctctgcagtgtgtgtgctccaacaCACTGTGCTCCTGTAGctgtctgtgcagtgtgtgtgtgtgtgtgtgtctgtgtgtgtgtgtgtgtgtgtgtgtgtgtgtgtgctctaacacACTGTGCTCCTGTAGctgtctctgcagtgtgtgtgctccaacacactgtgtgtgtgtgtgtgtgtgtgtgtgtgtgtgtgtgtgtgtgtgtgtgtgtgtgtgtgtgctctaaagcTCATGCACAGTCTTGGCTCtgaaaatgggaaacaaacaacgTGGTTTGGACTGGGTCatgcactattccagccaatcaacaacgttgtttcaggagcatggaaggaaggggtgtatttgattggctgttgtgctCAAAATGTCCACAACCTTTCGCCAGGATCAAGGACTTCGCCTTTAAACCTTTGCAGCCTCGAGAGGTCAAACttgaaagaagacagagagttTAGGGTGGCCATTTACGATGGGCAAATGATTAGAAAGTGTGTCCTCAATGGAAAGAGTTTCTAACGTGGTAAGTTTTGTTGAGAATTAGTTTTAGATTACTCTAGGGTGTGTTTGTACGGGAGATGATTTGCTTTGACCTCTTAAATTGTGTGCGAGCTGTGTGTGGAATTTCCTCCCGTTACCTGACAGTACACTGCCTGTCGTGCGAACACCGGTGTCCTAAACTATGCTCTGCATTCTTGCCTTTACAAAACGTGTAACTGATCTTGCCTTGTTGCTGTTGTACAGTCCAAATGTGATAACACAGGCATGTCCAAGTTCCTGGAAACAAATTGTTCCATAATCCATCCAAAAACCAAGCAATGAATGTATTACTGTTACAAAAGAACAAGAACACCAACACTTGCGAATGTCATATGATTGTATTCTGTATTAGCCTCCAAATGGAGCTTTATTTACAAAGACACGTATTGTCAGATAAGTGGAATACACTCAGATATAGGTCTCAGAGCAAAGGCTTCCACACTGTCCCCTATAAGTGAAATTGTAATAAAGCTCTTAAAACATAACATTTGCCCTGCCACAAAATGTGTGCTCTCAAAAACATCCTCTCTACCTAGCCAGTAgtgctctgtttgtttgtgtgtgtgtgtttgtgtgtgtttgtgtgtgtgtgtttgtgtgtgtgtttgtgtgtgtgtgtgtgtgtgtgtgtgtgtgcatagccaCTGCTGATATTGCCAGTGGCCATAGTATTTGCCATTTACCAGCTCTATGTAGTCACGAGAGTGTGAGTCATAATcatattttattaaacactttaacaaacactagattaaaataaaacatttcatttcacaggCGACCTAAACCTGAATGTAGCCAACAGGCAGACCAAACCATCAGGAATAAGAAACGGAAAGGAGATTTAAAGATGTAATGTgatcattaatgacataatgacaTTTCACAGCAACAGAAAGAACAGATTCACCGTTAACCGTAGAACCGGACAGATAGAACAGAATCACCCTTAACCGTTTCACCGGACAGATAGAACAGAATCACCCTTAACCGTTTCACCGGACAGATAGAACAGAATCACCCTTAACCGTAGCACCGGACAGATAGAACAGAATCACCCTTAACCGTCGCACCGGACAGATAGAACAGAATCACCCTTAACCGTAGCACCGGACAGACAGTGAAACATTCCTGGTATGGTAACTGTTTCATCTGAAGAGCCAGACTGGACACAAAGGGCCTGCTCATGGTGCGGAACCTTCAACGGTAATGGAACTGTTACATAGTTGTTACTAAAAGTTCATCTTTTGCTAGTGCTGtgcaaagttcaaagttcaaagttcaaagtactttatttgtcattgtcacaaaaacaacgagacagtagaggcagcaacagacagctaaaaatttaaattgctgtggacattaactgccacagctaaataataataaataacaatcaatgaatagataaataaatatccctgagtaaattaaaaaaagaaatatatacattgaggtgcatcaatagttgcagggtggagtgttaagagtgcagtctatgagggcgggccgggccgggccgtgccgggccgggggggaggtgggttggttttgggtgagctgttgagaagccttattgcacgagggtaaaagctctttgccattctggaggtgcgcgCTTTTGTTAAACTCAGAACCTTTTCCCTGTACAGTACATGTTAGTACAAGAAGGTGCACCATCGGCAGCATACTCGTTTCGGCTCCTATTATTGCTACTAGAGGCAGATAGACCCTTGTACTAGGTCAGTGGTAGAGCAGTTGGGAGTTGCTTTACCTCCAGATTACCTGCAGATTTTGAACTTGGGTAAATTCCTGGCTGCCCATAGAGTGAAGGTAAGTGGAGGTCTATTTTCTCAATCATCCCATATTTTTGAAATCTTTTTTTCATGTATCACGTCTTTAGTGCACACTAGACTAGGGACTTATGTGACCCCAAAACACTAGATTTGAGTACCCTTTTTCATACGTGAAGTAAAACAATTACTAAGGGTAAAATaatatgaaaagaaaatctGGACCATTTTGCCCTCTTAAACGATCCTCTGCTGTCAGATCAGTACAAAATCAGGGGGAGAAGAGACTCAATGTCACCGTGAGTGTTATTGATATCAGTAATATATTGGCCATGTTCTCAAATTCTGTATGATcaatatgttatttatcttgttTCAATTCAATCATTTTCTGCTGTAATCGCGTCTTGGTCTTGATTGGGTCATCAGCATTTGATCACTTCTGTAATTCGTTTGTATAGTTAGTTAttcatttcctttttgtttttcattttagtATTAAGTTCTGTCCTTATGTGACATACATTCAAAAGAATAGTTTCCAGAGGTTAGACCTAAACACCGTCTTCGATGAGGATTTGTTCTCTTTAATAGTTTTGTTTAAATATGACTACATATACAATATGATTAATTtgcctgtgtaagtgtgttagtCTTTTTTAGAATTGTTTATTCTTCTCTTACATATTGGTAGTTTGACTCGTGTAATCCAGTGATCCAGTGATCAATAACTAATAAGGTGCGTGAGGGCACATTTTGTTCAGATACTGATACATTGTCACTGTCAGATGACCTTGTTTAGCAAAAtaggttggaggggggggggggggggggggcacaaaagGGTGTGAAAACAGTGAAAACACTAGTTACAATTGTGACCTTGGCTGTGTGAAGTGTAAGACAGCCAGAGCTACGTGAACAGAGTGGAAATCCCCTATCAGTCACACACCGGCCTTGAGAACGTATTAAACAGTTGTCACGTGGTGATCTAATGATGTCGTAAGAACTCCACAAGCCTGTacctgtgtgatgatgatgtcatttgcCCCAACCTGCGGCGCAACCTGACCCCTCTCACAACTCTGGGCTACCCCAGCTACCCATCTACCCCAGCTACCCATCTCCCCCAGCTACCCATCTACCCGAGCTACCCATCTACCCCAGGCcatacactgaacacacaccgagagagaaGGCTACTCACTAACTAGAGACAGATGTGATTataacacactgagagagaaggcTACTCACTAACTATAGACAGATGTGATTataacacactgagagagaaggcTACTCACTAACTATAGACAGATGTGATTataacacactgagagagaaggcTACTCACTAACTATAGACAGATGTGATTATAACACAGGCTACAGACAAATGCAATGCTACCTTTCACATTAAGGCAGTATTTTCCTTTGAATATATTTGTTATTAAATGTGCTCATTTATATCATGTAATGAACGCTGTATACCTGTATTATATAACTTACTATTCTATCTCTTGTGTTCCATTCCACCCTTGTCTTTTCACTGTAGGACAGAATGGCCCCCTGGCTTCATCCTGCTCTCCTATCACCTGTCTCCTTCCTCCTCAGTCTCCTATCACCTGTCTCCTTCCTCCTGAGTCTCCTTGTGATCTCCTGCCCAGCCTGCCATGGAGGGAAGATACTGTTGGTGCCAGTGGAGGGCAGCCACTGGGTGAACATGGGCATCCTCCTCAGGGCTCTACACAACCAGGGACACTCCATCACAGTGCTGCGCTCCACCAAGAGCTGGTACATCAAGGCGGACTCTCCCTACTACGACTCAATCACGGTGCCTGTCGACAAGGGCTTCGATGAGGAATTTGTCAAACCGTTCTTTGTGCGAATGATGGAAATTGAGAGGGGTAGTAGGTCCTTCATTGATTTTATTCATTCGCCGTTACTGTTAGGCTTGGCCAGATACAGAGTCCATGACATCCACTGTCGCCTGGCAGCCTCCATGTTTGAGGACAGAGTGCTAATCCAGCGTCTCAATGAGAGTCAGTTTGACCTGGTTCTCACGGACCCCGCCTCTGCCGCGGGCATCCTGTTGGCTCACTACCTGAAGCTGCCCTTAGTCTACAACGTGCGGTGGGTGACCAGCACTGAAGGCCACTTTTCACTCGCACCTTCACCGTTGTCGTACATACCAGTCACAGGATCAGGCCTGTCTGATAAAATGACCTTCGTACAGAGTGAAAAATATGCTTTTCTACCTCCTTATGCAGTTTCAGTTGAGATTCTTAATCCAAGCACAATACCAGGCAGTCTGTGATAAGTACTTTGAACCTAAAGTACACTATAGTAAGATTGTGCAAGCAGCTGATATTTGGCTGATGAGAGTCGACTTTGTGTTTGAGTTTCCACGCCCCTCAATGCCTAACGTTGTGTACATGGGTGGGTTCCAGTGTAAGCCAGCAAAGCCCCTTCCTCAAGACCTGGAGGACTTTGTACAGAGCTCTGGAGAACATGGAGTCATTCTCATGTCCCTGGGGACTTTAGTGAGAGCGATTTCAGGACTCTAAAACAGCATTACAGTAATTTACTGGCCAATCGCTAGACAGTAAGATTCTGCTGTTTGgctgttgttatttgttttacaGTATGCTTTATTCCTAACGTAgatttaaaaacaataaaatatatataatactgaataaataataaagtaCTGAAAAAGTGATGCTACTGTTGACTTTCTTCTGGTAATTTACTAGGCATAATGTaaaactttttttaaaagcaagcTTCTTGatactgtgaaacctatgacgACTAAATACTACAAGAGGTTACTGGCCAATAGCTGCCTGGAGCTTACTGACGTTTTTACAGGAAATGTCTGGTTTTAAACTGGGTGCTTGACCCCATCTGAACATGTCACAGTACTTTGGCCTCTATcgaccagcacagcacacagacgtGTTAAGCACATGGCTGCAGAGTTGCACAGTCTCAGTGAGGGGAACATATGCCAAGGTAGGTCTGTTTAACGCTGTCTCTACACATAGAAAGCAATCGGGCATGAAATTAGCCGCAccataaaataataatgtaatcattacagaatgcatgcatgtatgtatgtatgtattttcacTGCAGATTTTATCAAATGGAATATACAAAGATCTTGAATATCTAAAGATGATATTGTACAGACTATTTTATGGTCGTAATGGTAGTGTTTCAAAATTTCATATACTCTGACAAACTAAGGTAAGACACAAGGAGAAAGTCACAGAAAGAGCAGATATACAGGAGATCACAGCTATCACAGGGATCACGGGATATACTACACCACTACTGAATATATTTACTAcagaattataataataataataataataataataagaagaagaagacgaagaagaatatataatattttaagTGTGATAGAGCATTAGGGGTAGTGCTGTTGGTGGTGGTAGTAATTATATTACTATCAGCAGTATCAGTTGTAGCAGTAATAGTATTTACCATAAACGATAATATATAATGATGGACAAGATTATGAATCTTAAAAGTGGTTGGAGGAGAGTGGAagtttgtcttttctcttcctgtgGGATTTCATCATGAAGAATGTTTATTGTTGATTTTCAGCATAATGGCAAACCACTCCCTGAGAGGCTCTCTATCGCATCCTCTCGTTCTgtcactcctcttcctctgtgcgTCCGACTGCCTCGGAGGGAAGATTCTAGTGGCACCAGTGGAGGGGAGCCACTGGGTGAACATGGACATCCTCATCAGGGCTCTACACAACCAGGGACACTCCATCACAGTGGTGCGGTCCACCAAGAGCTGGTACATCAAGGCGGACTCTCCCTACTACGACTCAATCACGGTGCCTGTCGACAAGGGCTTCGATGAGGAATTTGTCAAACCGATCCTTGCGCAACTGATGGAAGTTGAGAGAGGCAGTAGTTCTCTGATCCATTTCCTTCCTCTGCAGCTACTAATGTTCTCTGCCATGTCCAGCGCCCATGACATCACCTGCCACATGGTCACCTCCATGTTTGAGGACAGAGCGCTAATGCAGCACCTGAATGAGAGCCAGTTTGACCTGGTTCTCACCGACCCCTCATTCGGCGAGGGCATCCTGCTGGCTCACTACCTGAAGCTGCCCTTAGTCTACAACGTGCGGTGGGTGACCAGCTCTGAAGGACACTTTGCTCTCGCACCTTCACCGCTGTCGTACATACCAGTCACAGGATCAGGCCTGTCTGATAAAATGACCTTCTTACAAAGGGTGAAAAATATGCTTTTCTACCTCCTTATGCAGTTTCAGTATAGGTTCCTAGTTAAAGCACAATACCAGGCAGTCTGTGATAAGTACTTTGAACATAAAGTAGACTTTCTTGAGCTTGTGCAGGCAGCTGATCTTTGGCTAATGAGGGTCGACTTTGTGTTTGAGTTCCCACGCCCCACTATGCCTAACGTTGTTTACATGGGTGGGTTCCAGTGTAAGCCAGCAAAGCCTCTTCCTCAAGACCTGGAGGACTTTGTACAGAGCTCTGGAGAACATGGAGTCATTCTCATGTCCCTGGGGACATTTGTCAGTGAACTTCCGAGTGACATTGCAGAGGACATAGCAGCAGCTTTTGCTGAGTTGCCTCAGAAAGTCATTTGGAGGCATGTTGGGGAAAGACCCTCCACCCTGGGTAACAACACCCTACTAGTGAAGTGGATGCCCCAAAATGACCTACTAGGACACCCTAAGATCAGAGCCTTTGTGGCCCATGGTGGAACTAATGGAGTTCAAGAGGCCATGTATCATGGCGTTCCAGTTCTGGGAATTCCTTTGTTTTTTGACCAGTATGACAACCTGTTTcgactgaaggagagaggagcagcgaAGCTTTTCTCCATCGCCGCCATCAATAAAAACACCTTCCTCCAGGGCTTACAGGAAGTGCTCCATGAGCCGTcctacagggagaacatgcagagGCTCTCCA
It contains:
- the LOC105888957 gene encoding UDP-glucuronosyltransferase 2B13-like; its protein translation is MPSIMANHSLRGSLSHPLVLSLLFLCASDCLGGKILVAPVEGSHWVNMDILIRALHNQGHSITVVRSTKSWYIKADSPYYDSITVPVDKGFDEEFVKPILAQLMEVERGSSSLIHFLPLQLLMFSAMSSAHDITCHMVTSMFEDRALMQHLNESQFDLVLTDPSFGEGILLAHYLKLPLVYNVRWVTSSEGHFALAPSPLSYIPVTGSGLSDKMTFLQRVKNMLFYLLMQFQYRFLVKAQYQAVCDKYFEHKVDFLELVQAADLWLMRVDFVFEFPRPTMPNVVYMGGFQCKPAKPLPQDLEDFVQSSGEHGVILMSLGTFVSELPSDIAEDIAAAFAELPQKVIWRHVGERPSTLGNNTLLVKWMPQNDLLGHPKIRAFVAHGGTNGVQEAMYHGVPVLGIPLFFDQYDNLFRLKERGAAKLFSIAAINKNTFLQGLQEVLHEPSYRENMQRLSRLHRDQPMKPLDRAIFWIEFVMRHKGAAHLR
- the LOC105888947 gene encoding neuronal acetylcholine receptor subunit alpha-5-like; this encodes MAEHRQTAYALAILACCFSGSSTLDSPKLSSYAKNEDRLFKELFSNYQKWVRPVEDLNATVRVKFGLAISQLVDVDEKNQLMTTNVWMKQEWIDMKLRWNPQHYLGITSIRVPSDSIWIPDIVLYDNADGHFEATITKAVVRYDGTISWTPPANYKSTCTIDVTFFPFDLQNCTMKFGSWTYDGSQVDIFLDDVDVDKRDYFDNGEWEMVKATGSRGLRMDDTCYYPFITYSFLIRRLPLFYTLFLIIPCIGLSFLTILVFYLPSNSGEKVSLCTSVLVSLTVFLLVIEEIIPSSSKVIPLIGEYLVFTMIFVTLSIVITVFAINIHHRSSSTHHDMAPWVRRIFLHRLPKLLCMRSHVDRYATTTTTSSRGQQRAGRLDTGSFMKGPAQEEATPLLSSRNNLQAALDSIRYITQHVVKENEVREVVQDWKFVAQVLDRVFLWAFLLVSVLGSALLFIPVIYKWANIIVPSFNDISS